The sequence CATGCATGCTGCTCAATCTGTTTCTTTTGTCATATCTCACACTATGGGCTACTTGCTGTACAGCTTAGAAAAGTAGTGATTTTGTAGCATTAGAAATAATGGACTGTTCACTGAttgaaaaaacaactttttttctcacCAGAAAATGttcagccctgctctgcctccaGACATTCTTGTGAATTTCTATATAAATCTGAATAAGCTGTGCCTGACTGTCTACCAACTCCAtgcactgcagcccagcacgACCAAGGTGATGCCTGCCATTTCTTGAGCCTTGTTTATTtacctctccttccctcctacTGTGAGGAGATCACACTGTTACATAGTGCACTGTAATAAGCATAAGATAATGTAGAAATCATGGTGACTGGTATTGTGTCTGTATTTTGGTCTACTACAGCCAAAACACTGGCTCTAAACCTAGGTCATGGCATGGCTCTTTAGCCAAGTGGAAAATAACAGTGCTCTGGAGAAagtcataattattttttgccAGGCAGTGTTTTGTCTTGCAGTTGGATAACTTTTACATAGTTCTGGAAGGGCATAGTTGTAGTATTGCATTTTATACTGAAGTCACATCTTAGGTTTTCTGAATAGGGTTTTGGTGGTTACTTTTCTGCTTAACATAGTATATTTGGGTCAACTTGATGTCCcataaaaatagaattaaactCTTACAGTTAATGAAATACAGTCCTTCCATAAggatatttttcctaaaatcagttttctgcttttcttctggatATTCTGTTCAGAGGGAACTTATTTCTGTGATTGTATAATCTGGAGCTAAATTGGATTCAGCCACTGTGTAGAATGTTTTTCTAAAGGAGCAAAATGGGATCAAGTGGCATGGATTCAACATGAACAAAGTATTCAGACGTATACAGCAGGTGATTTTTTTGTCAAGCTACTGATTTGCACATCTTATAggtcttcaaaatattttactgccTCAAAATACTAATTGCCTTTGCCTTCTCCTAGAACTTCAAGCCTGCTGGAGGATCCATTCTGCACAACCCTGGAGCCATGTTGTAAGTACAGTTGCTACAAGGCTGTGTAGCAGTGATAGGAGGATGCAGAGGGTAAGGTCCAAATGGATCAGATGCTCTCATCAGATTGTTTAAATGGAAAAACTAAACTGAGTAATTTGCTGTGGCTGTACCTGTAATTGCACAGCTACCTGCAGTAGTGTTTCTTTAATGACTGTGAGAAAGGCTTTTTGGGATTCAGCTTACCCATAGAATGTCACGAGTTTGGCAAGAGATCATCGGAGTCATTAGCCACCAGAACATCAGACTATTGGTATGGCCACCTGCATTTCCTGCAGTGCATCTCTCTGGAAAGTGATAATGTTTCTACCTGAACCCTATTAAATTGTGCTTAACTCTGAGTCCTGCTGGAGGTAAACTGAGAGTTTGTGTTCTGTAACTTTGCCAGCTGCTGTTTTAAATGTAGAAGTCATTCTGATTCCTGCTGTGAGAATGGAGGACAGTTGAGTTttgtgttctgtgctgctgtgtgtgaaGCTGTGCTCTTCTTTTACCCTATCCAGTGAGTTCGGCAACCAGCGGTATGAAGTCAGCCATGTCCATAAAATGGAGTGTGTTGTCCCATGGTTAAATGATGCTCTTGTCTTCTTCACAGTTTCACTGCAGCTTTGCCAGCAACTGAAGGACAAGGTAATGGCCTTAGAGAAGGAGCTTTGTTTTATAACTCTGAATTTCGAGGGAATCTCAGATATCCTAAAAATCTGATGAGATATTTTGTACAGCTGGTACACAGACTGAaaacaagcagtgagtcagcgCTCTGGAGCCTAGGAGCTGGCTGTGGCTGCCGAGCAGACAGCCATCTGGGGTAAATGTAGCGTGGCAGATGTTTGCTGAGCTAGACAGAAAGGAGCAGGTCAAAGTTTTTGTGTTAGTCGTGAGGTGGATGTTAAGAAATGCCAGTGTCCTGGGGAGATATGGAAACCTGTCCAGCAAGCTGGTTTCCAGTAGTACAAAGTTCACTTcacttccagctctgcagctgaccTGGCTGCTACCTTGGCAAATAACAGTGTGCTCTAAGCCTCTTTagtgacaacagcagcaaatctgtctttctgcagcacagtgctaGATAATACTGTAAAGCTCAATCTTTTCGCACTTACTGTAAGCTCATTCTTCTATGGTCGAGGGATTTCAGGAGCTTAActgctttctctcttgctttccagATCTCAGTTTTCTCCAGTTACTGGAACTACAAGCCATATTAATTCCCTGTGGACTGTCCAAACCCTTAAAGCATTTCCAATGTCtccctgtttgttttctgtgtgccaGTTGAGTCCAGGTCAGCCTGTGAGGAGTGCTATGATTCGCTTTCCTCGTGGTCCTCTTCAGGGTAGGGTCAATGGATCTGGAGACATGTCTGGTAGCCTTGTCTGGGAATAATGCATGAGCAGGGCACCAAGCAATGCTATGTGCTCAGTGGGAGCTTCCACCTATCTTCATTGTGTGGTTTATGCTTTGCAAACCTCTGATAATTAAACAGCAGTCCCTTACAAGGGATGGGGAGCTGTGGATCGACCACCTTCAGTAACAGTATTTGCACACAGTGCTATCACTAACTGCTGGACTATGAGCTGGTTGGGAAGGGTTGAAATTAGACTCATTTAACACACCACAAAAAGTGCAGGGCATGTTGGTCCAGCTGCAGTTATAACTAGCTCAGCTTTTCTCTCCAATCTGTTCTGGCCATACCCGTGTTACTTATTCCCCTTTGGAGATATTCTTACTTGCTACTATTTGAGCTTTTTTCCTTGGCATCAATGTGATCatctgtgttatttatttttcctaaaccCCAGTCTGGCCACttggtttttttccaggtgTGGTATCTCATTTTCATTGCCAGCCTTTGGAGCTGCCTTGGTACCTtgagcacagctgtgcagtCTCACATCCTGTCATTAAACTCAAAGTGAGTACCATGTTGTTACTATGATTTGCTGCCTATTTGTGAATGCTACATGATGTAACTCAGCCCTCTAACCATTGATAACTGAAATAAAGATCCTCAGACTTACCATGCTCCTGTGGGTTGTCTTTGCTGCAAATAAAGATTGCCAAAGGTTCTGTGCTCTTTTTCAAGTGAGCGCTTTAGTTGTGCATGCTGTATTACTGCCTGGAGAACAGAGCCTAAGAGCCTGTAGCTCTTAGTCAGTGCCATCTGACCTGAGTGTTATTTAAAGCCCTTCTCCAAACTTCCCTTGACAGTCATGTTTTGAAGTGGCTGTATGTACTGTGACTGGATTGAGTTGGCTCTTGGAGCTGCCTGGCTATGCTGGGGAAGCATTGCCTATCGCCTGCTTGGCAGCTACTCACCCTGTCCAGCCTGTGTTTCTGATAGGTTTCATCACTGGAGGACCTTACCCAGGAGCCTACATGTGAGCTGAGGTAAGCAGAGCAGGGTACAGGACATCAGGGCCATTGGAGGCTGTCTTGACAGGATGTAGGATTTTGTTGCTTTCCAAGTGGTATCAAGAGCTCTCTGCTCTAAAAggagagatcacagaatggctaagGTTGAAAGGGGGAATGTAGTCGATctggtccaactctcctgctCAAGCAAAGCCACTTGAAGTCAGTTGCTCAGATGGTTTTTGAACAACTCTGAGAATGGAGACTAGAGATAAgtcactttgattttttttcttctctttggatctctgctctgggcatatgtgttctctctcttttgtcTGTAAGCTCCCTTTCTGTTCCATAATGAGACCCTTGGGATCCTGGAGTGACTTTGTGCCCCTTGTCTGAGGACTTGGCACCAGGGTTGTGGTTTGCCTAACATGTTATTATTGCAGGTTGCAGGCATTAGCACTTCCTATACATGAGTATCAGGCTGTGACTGATTACTGTATGTGTCAGTAGTGAAAGGTGGAAAGTAGAGAGGCCTGGGTGAGCTAATGCAATAGCAGATACAAGGCTAATTGACTGGAGTTAGTAATGTAACTAGTTATGGTCATGACCCTGGGTATGCATTTACCAGTCCTTGCTCTGTTCCAGACTATTTTCTGCTTAGAGAGTGGCTATAAATGTGTGCTCACCACTAACAGCCTCTCAAATTAGAGTATTTTTATAGTTAATGTCTCTGGAGCTGTCTGAacttctctgtgtgtgtgtggatgaaggattctcttttatttcacactactgtgtgcagtgctgtcagTGTTGCTACATCCTCTCCAACAGTGCTTCCTGCTGTCAGGGATACAACACTGTTTCCTCCCAGTGAAAACAGTCTCCTTCTGTTGTGAAGGGCAGGAGTGTGCAGAGTGAATAGCTGTCCTGCTTCCAGCTCTGATGCAGAGTGCCTGTGTTGTGCGAGCTGAGAGGCAGCAGGGTAGCTCCTGTACAGAGGACACTGCCTTGTCTAATGATCCAGAAGAGCAAGGTAGGAGCAAGGTAAATGGAATTCAGCAGGCACAGCACCCTGGCTTATGTCCCATGATTTGAAAGATAAAACAAGGATCTACCAATTAAGGTCTTTACAGCTTATTCTTTTCCCACTCTGGGCCTCTgagggcagaggaaaaagaaagtttttgcAGCTCAGTGAGGTTGGTATGGCACAGCTAACAGCAGCCCACCCCTCTCTTTGCAAGTGCAGCTCAAATGTAGTCTGGGCCACAGTTTTAGCAAGCTCTTGTCAGCACAAGGTGTGTGCCACAGTACTGGCAGCTTCTGAATGGTACGTGTGTCGTGAGTTGCTGTGTGGCTGAGGCGGAATGAAGTAATCAGACTGTCAGCcctctcctgtgaagagttTTTGTGGccttctgggttttttttttagtttcctttTGAGAAGCTGTGGCTCTCATGAGCAAAACCTTTCATGGTGgcaccttttttttccattttgccaGGGGGTATGTAGTTAATCTACATTTTTTCTGATGGAGATAGAAGTATGCTGCTTATATTCCGTGGCTGCTTGCTTTTGAGCAGCTGAGTTGTTGTCTGGATGCTGCTGATGCTGAAGCTACAGAAGACACTGATCCTTGGGCCTTGGCTGTTGAAGCTCTAATAGCCATTGGAGAAGGAACTAGAGTTGCCtgaactaaaatgaaaaattcacggaatcacagaactgtaggggttggaagaaacctctgaagatcatctatCTAGTCTACCCCgtcttgctaaagcaggttccctagagtgGGCTGCACAGGAGAGAATCCAGGAgggttttgaatatctgcagagaaggagaccataacctctctgggcaggctgctCCACAGCTCTGACACCCTCAAAGTAAATaagttcttcctcatttttGTATGAAGCTTCCTGTGTTCCATTTCATgcccattgctccttgtcctttTGCCAGGCAACCCTGAAAAGATCCTGACTGGGCAGCTtgtgacagcagcactgcagcaggctgaCGGTAGAGCAGAAACACAGACTATGAGTAATTAAGAAAGTTTATTTGACGTCTGTCTCAGTCTAAGCAGCTATTTCTGTCTTGCCTACTGAGTAGTAACACACAACAAGCAGACTCCCTTGGTGCCCTCAGCACCAtctcagcactgagcagagcccGACCAGGTGCAATCATGGTTTTCTGGAGCTGTTTGTGAAACTCAAAATATCTGTGTGTGCTGATGCCAGCCTGCTCAGGCATTGCCGTGAGCTGCTCAGAATGCTACCTAACATCTCTGGTTTCCCATTAGAAAGCCCTGTGCCACCACTCCCATACACAAGTACATCCTTGGCTGCATTTTAGAATGTCTTCTGTTCTTAATTCAGAAGTGGGTCTTTCTTGTTCTGCATGTGCACTGGCAGAAAGGGTCACTGCCCATCTTGGGATCACACTTTACAGGTATGCAGAATATCACCAAAAAGTAAAGGTACTTTTCTATACCAATCCACCAGGGACTGTAGGGTGCTCAGTTAAGGAGATGATGCTTTTCAGATGGGAAGCAGTGCTAATCTTTAGCATGAAGAacaaaccttttcttttctgcctgcagCTTGTCTCCTGGATTCACATTCACCCCAGAAGTGCAGCAGTAAGCTGATGCAAGTCTAGTGTGAAGGGGCTTGAAAGCTTcggtcacaacaaccccaggcaaccgtataggcttggggaggagtgactggaaagctgcctgatggaaaaggaccttggtgtactgatggacagttggttgaatatgagccagcacgtggccaagaagaccaatggcatcctgccttgtatcaggaatgctgagcaggaccagggaagtcatcctgcccctgtactcagcactggtgaggcctcacctcgagtactgtgttcagttttgggcacctcagtacagaaaggatgtagaggtgctggagcaggtccaaaggagggcaacaaggctatgaagggcttggagaatatggctTACAAGGAGAGATTGaaggaactggggttgttcagtctggggaaggggaggctgaggggagaccttatggTTCTCTTCCAACACCTGAAAGGTGacaacagcagagcagggctggtctcttctcactggtgacaggatgaggggagatggcctcaagttgcaccagggaggtttaggttggatatcaggaaaaactttacagaaagggcagttaagcactggaacaggctgcccagggaggtgtttaaaatctgtttggatgtgatgctcagggacatgattcagttgtgggttgttagagttagggtgtatggttgggttgtggttggactcgatgatcttgaaggtcttttccaacctgagcaattctatgactctatgagtGTGCAGACATCATTCCTGCTGCTCTTGTTCCACCTGTGCCATGAGCAGGGACCAGCAGCACCTGCTCACACCTGCCTGGCTCAAAAACAGCCTGTAAACGTAGAAATGCCCTTTGAGAGCCCAGGTGCCTTGAGTAGAGCAATCCCTGGGAGGCCTGAGCAGGGCAAGGTGGGGAAAGGCCAAACCCAGCCAGCAGAGTAGTGCCTGCTTTTTGCAGCTTGTCTGTAGCATGAGCAGCTGAAGCCGTGTTCCACCAGCATagcccagagcagcagggacTGAGATGGAGTGCCCAGTGACATGGGACTGGATTGCAAATAACATCACTGTAACAGGAAATAAAGGAGTCTGGGTCCACGGTGAGGTGGGTAGAGAGCTCTGTGTTTGCCTGCACAGACTGTGCTGCACAGACTTCCTCCTGCCTTGGGGTGGCATGTTTTCTAGTATGAGAGTGAATTATTGGTAGCATAATGCATCTGTCTGGGCTCAGGGGCAGGTTgcaggcacagccccagctgGCTGGGaattcttttttccattgttcTATAGGGTCAGAGAGCAGCACCCACAGGAAAgacagtaatttattttccttctttctgaaaatggcTTTGGCCTTTACTGCTGCTCCATATTGTTATTAACAGGTGCCAAACTAATTTGGCAATTCAGCTCACGGTGCTGGACATCATTGAGGCAGTAATCATCTATTCCGTATGAGAACCTGGAGCACATTACTGAGAAGTACAGCTGTCCTGAGGGAATGCAGCTTGCAGACAGGAACATCTTCATGCTGAGAGGCACTTTCCATTctcacaccaaaaaaaaaaaataaataaataaaaaaatcacatagcAGAGGTAGTTTGCTGGAATGAGTGGAATGAGCCATCTTGGTGGACCAAGGGTAGGACTGGACGAGTTGCGTGAGGCAGAGATGTGGGTTTAAGCCAAgatgagctgtgctgggatAATGTGAGTGTAGACGAAGATTTAACTCCAGTTTACAAGGTGGTAATAACTGTCATAACTTTAGTTAATGGCGTTGAGAGTGGTTTTGGCTTCATTCTTTGGTTGTGTGGCCCAGCCTGCTGGAGGTAGATGGCACATCTGTTCTCAGGAGGGCACTGTGCGGCCACAGTTCAGAAGCTGAGCTTAGGGTCAGAACAGGTTCACAGTGTTGTGGAAATAATGCACAGGATGATGCttcacagcagtgtgtgctggtCCGATGCCAAAGAGGAAAGGCACCCaagggctctgcctgctgtgctgttctgtcATCTGTCATCTGTGCCTCCTTGAGACGAGCCTTGATTCCTAGGGGCCAAGACACGGATTTTGCTCACTCGTACTTCAGGCTTGACTGTGCTTGTGTTATTTGAAATGACAGCAGGCAAGCTGATTTGACAGGTTTGTGCTCTGTGGAGTCACAGTCAAGTGGTATTTCATGCCTGTCTTGTCCATCTCCCTGATGCAGTgtggaaggagggaggaggtttgctgggggctgctgctgggccgCAGAGAGCCTCTCGCCTCTGAACACAACTCGCTTGGGCAGAGCTTGTGCCCAGCTTGCAAAGTGTTTGCTCTAGCAGAACTGCTATTCTTTCTGGTGTCCCTTGATTTGGCAGCCTGCCTGCTGTTCCCAGGATGGGGCATAGAGGATGGAAACCTTGGTCATTGTCCCTCAGATAGGGGACTATTATTGGGTACTATTgttgaaactatttttttattaagagaGAAACTGAGTCACTATGAAACTTATTGTTGCCAATGTGGAACAGGGAGGCTCAGACCTCAGagctgtgagattttttttgctattaaatGCTTGGGAAGGATTGCTGGCTGGCGCTGCTGCTGCCCTCACACTATCAGGCAGAGGAAGCTGAGTGTTGTGACCAAGGCTGGGTGTAGATATGATGCTGAGTCCTTGAAAGCTTGGGCAGTCCTCTCAGTCCTGAAAAAAGGGAGCAGTGCACTGCTCCATGAGGAGCCACTTGCAAATACTCCTCTCTGACAGCCTTAGCCTGCAGGGAGGCCACAGGGAATAGGAGTGCTTCAAAGCTGGGTACCCTGCACTTTTTGTGCAGAGACTCACTGAACGCACCTCATTGCTGAACACACCTCATTTATTGATCTTGCAATTGATACCCAGATTGCTGATTGCTGCTCTCTTCTGCAGCTCCCCCCAGATATACCGGTCCAAAATGCGGTGGGCTTGTCGTGCCCTGGAGATGTTGCCCAGTTCCCCCTCAGATTTGGACAGCAAGAGGAAGCTTTCTGGGTGGCCTTGGCTGCACAGTGAGAATTCAGTTTGCTCTGCTACCTCCTCTCTGCTATGCTGATGCCTTTCcccatcagaaaagcaagagcAAAGCTTTGCCTGTGCAACACTTTGTTGTGTGCTCACGAGGTGGTACCAGCAggtccctgctgcaggctggcacCAGGCTAGAAGGACACCATCACACTACCGAGAAAGAGATGGGGTGTCCAGCTGAAACCTCGCTGTGTCCAGCTTGGGTAAGATCTGGGGAGAAATTGTGTCTCAGCAAGAACTTTCATGGTGTCGATACAACTCTTGCTGGATAGAGCAGCCATTCCTCACAGACTGTCATAGCTAAGCATGTGCTGCACAGATGTGCTGCACTTCTCTGTCCATGATGTGTATAAGAGCACACAGACCTGTTTCTTGGTTGTCCTCAGTGGTTTATTGCACACGTGCATCATGCTGGGAGCACTGAGGTGTGCAGGAGAACACAGGCATCCATACAGTGTACCCGAGGGGGAGGCAGTTCTGTTTGCTGGAAATCTCTCCAGAAGTTGGAATTGTTTGTCCTGATTGCTGTGAACAGCTAAGAATACGTCTCCCTGCTTCTCATCACTTACAGTCTAATTAGAGCCCAATTCCACTGCCTTTCAAACTGTGCTGTCAACTCAGGCAAATGAATGTTTTACCTCTAAGCTTCTTATCAGCAGAGTCTGTAATTCACCTGGAAGATATTCATGTGTGCCAATTCATTGCCTGGAGAATGGAATGACGTTTGTCTCATTGCCGGGCTGCTGATTATGAGAGCTGGGATAGGGGCAGTGGCAGCAGGGAAGGCAAACGCATTTGCCCACGTAGCTGGCCAGAAGTCTGAGTGGGTTGCAGGCAGATGAAAGGTTACACAGGGAGACTGAAAGCTTGAATGGGCAAGAGACAAAGTGATGCATTTATTTGTTGAGTGACTAGGTAGATATAAATGGACATGAGCGAGACTTCAGTTAAGCAGCTGATGAAAATTGAGTTGTTGTCTGGCAAATGGCCCTGGGAGCAAAAATGATTTGTGCTCCGAAAGGAAACATGGACTCCAAAATGTTGGAGCTGGTGTAGGAGGCACTCCTTGGCACTCGAGCTCTAAAATCACTCTGCATCTTGCTGGATCTCCTCAGACTGCTCTCTCCTCCCTGTGTTCCTGTTGCTGGTCCAGCTGTTCCTTTGTCACAGATTTGCCATCTTCCCCACTGCGTGTTGGGACTGGGACTCCCTCTTGCTGGACATCCCCAGGAGAGCATGGAGTGCTTTCAGTAGCTGCAGTCACAGGATGTTAGGAAGTGCAAGGCAGATATCAGAGcagtttctccttttttaaagtAGATTATCAGGTTCTGCACTTTGCAGTGGTGTGGGCAATGCTGCTCAGGTTATCAGTGTGGTCAGCCCACATTCTGGGAGGTTTGGGGTCAAATCCTACATAGGGAGTCAGGCCATAAGTGAAGAAAACAGGGAGGGAATGCAAACATGCACACGAATGCATGAAAAAGGACACGGAGACAAGGGTCTGTTCAGGTTATCTGCCCACCAGATGGTATTTCTAGACCTAGGCATGCTCCAGAGAGTCTGGTGGTCTGACAGCAGACCCTGCTCCCCTGCAAGCCTACAGTGGCATGAACTCCTACAAAGACCATCACTGAGGCTGATCGAGCTTTCCTCTGAGAAAGCTTTTGATGTGAACTTGAGCACTTCCACGGGCAGGGTGGAGGACTTGCTACCAATTATAATGACTGTCACCATGCCAGAGATAAGAAATTCACCCATTCCAAGTCTGAGCACATGcaacttctgttttccagctaGATCTGAGATTCCAACCTGCAAATAGGGCTTCTCCTTTTTTTGCTAGCACAAAGAGGCGGTATATGTCTGGACTGAATGCCAAATACCTGCTATCTTCCAGCCTGCCAAGTGAGTGGGGTGAAGAAGGGTCTCCATCACAAGCAGTATTCACTCAGCACTGATTCTCCCTTTCTAGTGATGATCTGTGGCACAGTCATTTTAATGGGGTTTTAACCCATGTCTTGTGCATTATTCTGATTTTGTATTGTTCTGGCCTGTTAATCAAGCACTCAGGCATGGGACCAGTGCCAATCAAAGCGGGGTTATAGAAAATAGCTTTCATCAAAGTCACTTGATATTTTTCAGTACAGGATATTTTATGTCAGAAGACATCTATAAAGGCTCTGTTCAACCACTGTGCGGCAATAattaatgaattttattttccatcgTTCTGCTGATGTCTGTTTAAAAGAGCACAGCTGGACTGTAGAATCATtaaatcattcaggttggaaaagacctctaagatcatctcatccaaccatccacataccaccaatactgcccactaaatcatgtccctgagtaccacatccacacagttcttgaacacctccggggagGATGACTGCattacctccctgggcagcctgtgtcaatgCTTGAGCACTCTTTTGGAGtggaaatttttcttaatatccaacctaaacatcctctggcacaacttaaagccattccctctcaccTTATTGCTGTTACCCAGGAGTAGAGGCTAtcccccaccttgccacaacctcctttctggGACTTGTAGAGGCAATAAGGTATCTCCTGagctttgtctttccagctgctccTCCTGAATGGACTGTGTGCCTGTGCTGTATGTGGCTTGTCTCCAGTAGTAGTGCTGAGGTAGTGTTGGCATGTGGGCATTGCTGGAAGGACCAGAGGACCTGACTAGGGACAGGCTCTGTGCAGAGAATGGAATGAGCTGTGTTGGGTTGGCTTGTGGACAAGCTGGTGCCTATTGGCATTGGGTTGTGGTGAAATCAAAGGTTCCCATCCCAAGGACTATTGGTGCTGCttggaaaggaaatgttttgtgcTGAGAAAGTCAAGGGGATACTGCTGTTTAAGCCTGCTCTCAGGCTGGTCCCCTGGCCTGTctgcctggggacagcaggccTTGATCCAGCACTTAGAGGAGTGAAGAAGGCTCCTTCTGTCAAAGGGAAGAGGTAAACCTGCAAAGAAGTATTTAATGCACCTTAGTTCCTGATAACTCTCCAGTCAATGTAGCAGCTAACCTGAGGAGAGTCTGGAGTCCCTGAGTTGGGATGGCTCTGCAAGTGTGAGGGCTGCAGAAGAGTGGGAGCTGCCTTTGGCATGCGGCTTTTCCCTAGAGAGAAGGGAACCGAGGCAGTAGATGTTTTATGTCAGGAAGTGGAACAGCAGTTCAGAACACCCAAAACATCCCTCCAAAAAAGGGATTTTGAGCATGCGGTCTTGAAGTCTAGAGCTTCCTTACCTCTGAGCATTGCCAGCTGTGATGTGTGAGAGTGGTAACActttggaacaggttgcccaaggaggctgtggatgccccatccctggacattcaaggccaggctgaatgtggctctgggcagcttgggcTGCTcgttggcgacctgcacacagcagggggttggaactgggtgagcattgtgctccttttcaatgCAGGccatctatgattctatgattctatgaaggaaACTGCTTCTTCTCCACACCAGATTCTGTGCCCAGTGACAGCAGCTCTCACTGGAGCCAGTGCTTACAGGAGAGACTCAGGTTGTTTTAACTGTGCATTTAGCTCTACTCCATCTTGAAAATTATCACCGTTAAAGTAAGCTTAAAATAAGATCAGGACTGTTCTAGATTTAGCTACTGGCTTGGGCAATAGCCAGCTGGAAGCCATTAACAGGAGCAGGAAGGATGGCTGGGCAGGAAGCTGCACAGGACACCGCGCCAGGATTTTGCTATTCACCACAAAGCCGGGTTGAACACTTCATTAGAAGCAAACTGTGTCATGTTCCAATATTAGCAAATGTGCAAACAGCTTGCTCTGTCCGCTGCTGTtgtgcaggctgtgctgtggcacGGAGGCCACGTGGCTTTGCAGAGCAgggtgtgcagggctgctgctggcagagctgcctgtgTGTGGGGCTGCACTGAGAGCTGCCGGCCCCTGCCTCAGGCATCCAGTGCTTGTATATGTTTAAACATCCCTTGAAATACGTGTCTTTATCTGGGAGGGCCCAATAAAGGGAGAATCCTGCCCAGCAAGTTGGATACTACGCAAAGGTCTCTGCTTGGATGCTTTTATTGATGCAGTAGTCCAAGCTGTTATTTCAGGTGGCTACAGTCCAGAAGGAATGGATGTCAGGGCTGTAGGGCTAGGAAGGTTGTTGTGGCTCAGTCTTTCTGGGAGAGCTGTGTCTCGAGGCCCCAGCATGAGCGATGAGCTTAATTATTGCTGACAGGTTCCAAATTAACCTGT comes from Meleagris gallopavo isolate NT-WF06-2002-E0010 breed Aviagen turkey brand Nicholas breeding stock chromosome 16, Turkey_5.1, whole genome shotgun sequence and encodes:
- the ROGDI gene encoding protein rogdi homolog isoform X3, producing the protein MDQVKGVLTLQGDALCQADLNLKMPRSNQLLHFAFREDKQWKLQQIQDARNHVNQAIYLLMNRDVNYHFKTGSEVLKLMDAVMLQLSRARNRLTTPAILTLPEIASSGLTKMFSPALPPDILVNFYINLNKLCLTVYQLHALQPSTTKNFKPAGGSILHNPGAMFEFGNQRYEVSHVHKMECVVPWLNDALVFFTVSLQLCQQLKDKVWYLIFIASLWSCLGTLSTAVQSHILSLNSK